Proteins found in one Mucilaginibacter gracilis genomic segment:
- a CDS encoding AsmA family protein, with product MKVSIKKIGLKIIKTGSIVLGTILLLMLLVPLLFPSAVTKKINQWANSNINGHVVFSGTSLSFFKHFPALTLTLYDVTLKGSAPFEKDTLIAAKEIAFGIDVSSLFKSKVKIGKIYLSNAFINLQADSLGRANYYVYKSSAQKSAAQADSSSASLGIDQILIENSRLVYNDRSLPMMVIARNFNYTGSGDLSKDVFALHTHTQIQSLDLYYNKQPYILSKKVNADLVTRINTKSLDFVFQKNDLMINQLPVQFTGKFGFLKDGYDMDFKIDSHESDLSDIFTALPAEYQKMLEKTDVDGSGNLQISLKGKYIVKDKIMPDLDISLKIRNGYVNNQKSPSPVRNLFLNMESKLPGLNPDSLYVNVDSIYFNIGKDYFSSIIRVKGIKEPQIYAKVNTEIDLEKWNTAFGIKPFQVRGRYSLHLLAEGRYAKGTVSNKLKKVDTVITSIPKFTLTSSFKNGYFKYAKLPQAINNIGFNMRANCPDNNYKHISLAIDNLNASALNNYIKGYFNLANVNDFPVDAGLQAKFHLADLKQFLPADSIQIEGDLDANVKVKGKYIATKHKFPLTVADVVLKNGSIQTKYYPHPIQKINIDTRITNHTGTLNGTNVSIKPISFQFEGQPFSLKAELHNFANLEYDIQSKGTINIGKIYQVFAQKGYNVHGSIAANVALKGKQSDAVAGHYDKLQNSGTLKVKNMTLLWDMFPQPFTISKGDFSFNQDKMLFDSFTGHYGNSTMILNGNLTNVIDYAVKPGSILKGQFNLTSNLLVANDFMAYSGAPQGSSSTTGVIMVPKNLNLVITANVKKLTYNGLLINDAKSQMTINNGNINLKQTGFNLIGTPVSMDANYLSVSPQRAYFDYHINAKDFDIKKAYNKIKLFRDMATAAEHAEGLVSLDYQLSGRLNSDMQPVYASLKGGGVLSARQIKMHGFKLLNAIGNSAKRDSLSKNPDVSQIDIKTKIANNIITIERTKMRIAGFRARFEGQVSFDKKMDLQFRLGLPPLGIIGIPMNITGTQDKPKIRLGKGKKEDELQATNDDK from the coding sequence TACGCTTAAAGGTAGTGCCCCATTTGAAAAAGACACCCTAATTGCCGCTAAAGAAATTGCTTTTGGTATAGATGTTAGTTCGCTATTTAAAAGTAAAGTAAAAATAGGTAAGATATACCTTAGCAATGCCTTTATTAACTTACAGGCCGATAGCCTGGGCAGGGCAAATTATTATGTTTACAAATCGTCGGCACAAAAAAGCGCCGCGCAGGCCGATAGTAGCAGTGCATCATTAGGGATAGACCAGATTTTGATTGAGAACAGCCGCCTGGTATATAACGACCGGTCGTTACCGATGATGGTGATTGCCCGTAATTTTAACTACACCGGCAGCGGCGATTTGAGTAAGGATGTTTTTGCCCTGCATACCCACACGCAAATACAATCGCTTGATTTGTATTACAATAAGCAACCCTACATATTATCCAAAAAGGTAAATGCCGACCTGGTAACCCGAATTAATACCAAATCGTTAGATTTTGTTTTCCAAAAAAACGATCTGATGATTAACCAGCTCCCTGTGCAATTTACCGGCAAGTTTGGCTTTTTGAAAGATGGCTATGATATGGATTTCAAGATTGACTCGCACGAAAGTGACTTGAGCGATATTTTTACGGCCCTCCCGGCAGAATACCAAAAGATGCTGGAGAAAACAGATGTGGATGGATCGGGCAACTTACAAATATCGCTAAAGGGAAAATACATTGTTAAAGACAAAATTATGCCCGATTTGGATATTAGCTTAAAGATACGCAATGGGTATGTTAACAATCAAAAATCGCCGTCGCCGGTACGTAACCTATTTCTCAACATGGAGTCGAAGTTGCCGGGTTTAAACCCCGATAGCTTGTATGTAAATGTCGATTCTATCTATTTTAACATCGGCAAAGATTACTTTAGCTCGATAATACGGGTTAAAGGCATTAAAGAACCACAAATTTACGCCAAAGTTAATACCGAGATCGATCTTGAAAAATGGAACACCGCCTTCGGTATTAAGCCATTCCAGGTAAGGGGCCGCTATTCGCTACACCTGCTGGCCGAAGGCCGGTACGCCAAGGGCACGGTGAGCAACAAGCTAAAAAAGGTGGATACCGTAATTACCAGCATACCTAAGTTTACGCTCACATCGTCATTTAAAAATGGCTATTTTAAATACGCCAAATTGCCGCAAGCCATTAACAACATTGGCTTTAATATGCGGGCCAATTGCCCTGATAATAATTACAAACACATTAGCCTGGCAATTGATAATTTAAATGCATCGGCATTAAACAATTATATTAAAGGTTACTTTAACCTGGCCAACGTTAACGACTTCCCGGTTGATGCAGGCCTGCAAGCCAAATTTCATCTGGCCGATTTAAAACAGTTTTTACCTGCCGATAGCATACAAATTGAGGGCGACCTTGATGCAAATGTTAAAGTAAAAGGTAAATACATTGCTACCAAACACAAATTTCCGTTAACGGTTGCCGATGTTGTGCTAAAAAATGGCTCTATCCAAACCAAATACTATCCGCATCCTATCCAAAAAATCAACATCGATACCCGCATAACCAACCATACCGGTACATTAAACGGCACTAATGTTTCTATCAAACCTATATCCTTTCAGTTTGAAGGCCAACCCTTTTCGCTAAAGGCCGAACTGCACAACTTTGCCAATCTGGAATATGATATTCAATCAAAAGGCACCATCAACATAGGTAAAATTTACCAGGTGTTTGCTCAAAAGGGTTACAATGTACATGGTAGCATAGCAGCAAACGTGGCATTAAAAGGCAAACAAAGCGATGCTGTAGCAGGGCATTATGATAAGCTTCAAAACTCGGGTACTTTAAAAGTTAAAAACATGACTCTTTTGTGGGACATGTTTCCGCAGCCGTTTACCATCAGTAAAGGCGATTTTAGCTTTAACCAGGATAAAATGCTGTTTGATAGTTTTACAGGCCATTACGGTAATTCGACAATGATATTGAACGGCAATTTAACCAACGTGATAGACTATGCTGTAAAGCCGGGCTCTATCCTTAAAGGCCAGTTTAACCTTACCAGCAACCTGCTTGTTGCTAACGATTTTATGGCCTATTCGGGCGCGCCACAGGGTAGCAGCAGCACCACGGGCGTTATTATGGTGCCCAAAAACCTAAACCTGGTTATTACTGCCAATGTTAAGAAACTTACTTACAACGGCCTGCTTATAAACGATGCCAAAAGCCAGATGACCATTAATAACGGCAATATTAACCTTAAACAAACAGGCTTTAATTTAATAGGCACACCAGTATCAATGGATGCCAATTACCTTAGCGTAAGCCCACAGAGGGCCTATTTTGATTACCACATTAACGCCAAGGATTTTGATATAAAAAAGGCCTACAACAAAATTAAGCTGTTTCGTGATATGGCCACTGCGGCAGAGCATGCCGAGGGCTTAGTTTCGTTGGATTACCAGTTAAGCGGCAGGCTTAACAGCGATATGCAACCCGTTTACGCATCGTTAAAGGGCGGAGGCGTACTATCGGCAAGGCAAATTAAAATGCATGGTTTTAAGTTATTGAACGCTATAGGTAACTCAGCCAAGCGCGATAGTTTATCAAAAAACCCAGATGTATCGCAAATTGACATCAAAACAAAAATCGCCAATAATATAATCACTATTGAGCGTACAAAGATGCGCATAGCAGGTTTCCGCGCCCGTTTTGAGGGCCAGGTGAGTTTTGATAAAAAGATGGACCTGCAATTTAGGTTAGGCCTACCACCACTAGGAATAATAGGCATACCGATGAACATAACCGGCACTCAAGATAAGCCTAAGATACGCTTAGGCAAGGGTAAAAAAGAAGATGAGTTACAGGCTACAAACGACGATAAATAG
- a CDS encoding metallophosphoesterase, protein MILQYCSDLHLEFPQNEAYIKAHPIQPVGEILILAGDITLFNRIDYQKDFFNYVSDHFRETYWIPGNHEYYQSDISNRSGSFEEKIRDNVSLVNNVVKNFGTHQLLFSTLWSSISLLNGWRIERGLNDFYQISYNGKRFQIPDYNDFHAKCVDFLRDALEKEINGKKVVITHHVPTFKHYPPEYKSDYLNEAFATVLDYLILDTTPDYWVYGHHHRNIPEFKIGHTKMLTNQLGYVQHNENLNYSNAKFIEL, encoded by the coding sequence ATGATTCTACAATACTGCTCCGACCTACATTTAGAGTTTCCCCAAAATGAAGCTTATATAAAAGCACACCCAATTCAACCCGTCGGAGAGATTTTGATATTAGCAGGTGACATTACTTTGTTTAATCGGATAGACTATCAAAAAGACTTCTTTAATTACGTTAGCGATCATTTCAGGGAAACCTATTGGATACCGGGTAATCACGAGTACTATCAAAGCGATATTTCAAACCGGTCAGGTTCATTTGAAGAAAAGATCAGAGACAATGTGTCCCTGGTCAATAATGTTGTTAAAAATTTTGGTACACATCAGCTACTATTTTCCACCTTGTGGTCGTCAATCAGTCTTTTAAATGGCTGGCGAATAGAAAGGGGCTTAAATGATTTCTATCAAATCAGTTACAACGGAAAGCGCTTTCAAATTCCTGATTATAATGACTTTCACGCAAAATGTGTCGATTTTCTGCGCGATGCTTTAGAAAAAGAAATAAATGGCAAAAAAGTTGTTATCACACATCACGTTCCTACTTTTAAACACTATCCGCCCGAATATAAAAGTGATTATTTAAACGAAGCTTTTGCAACCGTGCTGGATTATTTGATTTTGGATACCACGCCGGATTATTGGGTCTATGGGCATCATCACCGGAATATTCCAGAATTTAAAATAGGCCATACCAAAATGCTGACAAATCAACTTGGCTACGTTCAACACAATGAAAATCTAAACTATAGTAATGCTAAGTTTATCGAATTATAG
- a CDS encoding DUF932 domain-containing protein yields the protein MAHNLNFNDQTNQHSFFSVKEKAWHGLGQVVEQYPTSAQAIQFAGLDYFVEKRPLFTNGISNDLAELTAGIEPAKISVPAFFATVRNDNDAVLGVVGKDYKVVQNAEAFTFFDAIVGGGDGILYETAGALGNGERIFITAKLPGYIKVGKQDMIEQYLFLTTSHDGFGSITAAFTPIRIVCNNTLNAALKNHSGAIKIRHTASANDRLKQAHTLMGITNSLGAELEELFNHWATVRITDKEVKKLIQVAMSPNKEVLKNLAGGKTDDLSSTFKNIVESVEAYALGNPTQQTETTAGTVFGAYNAVTGYFQNVRGFKDEEAKFKSIMDGTAKQRAQVAFDLCKNFASHGADALKLN from the coding sequence ATGGCACATAACCTCAATTTCAACGACCAAACCAATCAGCATAGTTTTTTCAGCGTAAAGGAAAAGGCATGGCACGGTTTAGGGCAAGTCGTGGAACAATACCCAACCTCCGCACAAGCCATTCAGTTTGCGGGTTTAGATTACTTCGTGGAGAAACGCCCGTTGTTCACCAATGGCATCAGCAATGATTTAGCGGAGTTAACCGCAGGGATAGAACCGGCGAAAATCAGTGTTCCGGCTTTTTTTGCGACCGTCCGAAATGATAACGATGCCGTTTTGGGCGTGGTAGGCAAGGACTACAAAGTCGTGCAGAATGCCGAGGCCTTTACTTTTTTTGATGCCATCGTGGGTGGTGGTGATGGTATTTTATACGAGACTGCCGGGGCGTTGGGTAATGGTGAACGCATTTTTATTACCGCTAAACTGCCGGGTTATATCAAAGTTGGCAAGCAGGATATGATAGAGCAGTACCTATTCCTGACCACTTCGCATGATGGTTTTGGAAGTATTACCGCAGCTTTTACGCCTATCCGCATCGTATGCAACAATACTTTGAACGCCGCTTTAAAGAACCACAGCGGGGCGATCAAGATACGACATACCGCCAGTGCCAACGACCGATTGAAACAGGCGCATACCTTAATGGGCATCACCAATTCGTTGGGTGCGGAACTGGAAGAACTATTCAACCATTGGGCGACCGTACGCATCACCGATAAGGAAGTTAAAAAATTGATACAGGTGGCGATGTCTCCCAACAAGGAAGTCCTTAAAAACTTAGCCGGGGGCAAAACGGACGATTTGTCAAGCACCTTTAAGAACATCGTGGAAAGCGTGGAGGCCTATGCTTTGGGCAACCCGACACAGCAGACCGAGACAACCGCAGGGACGGTATTTGGAGCCTATAACGCCGTGACAGGCTATTTTCAAAATGTCCGTGGCTTTAAGGACGAGGAGGCCAAATTCAAATCCATCATGGACGGAACGGCCAAACAAAGGGCGCAGGTGGCTTTTGACCTTTGCAAAAACTTCGCTAGTCACGGAGCGGATGCCCTGAAACTGAATTAA
- a CDS encoding single-stranded DNA-binding protein: MEITSTGVLTGKAEVREVKGGKTVTNFTIAVNRTYKKDGELKRETTFVDCAWWLNAGVAEYLTKGTVVELYGRIGARAWINRDGDAIANLTLTVLNLKLLGHAGKQGTQRADTEPVQTMTLVVDGKPGEDDDLPF; the protein is encoded by the coding sequence ATGGAAATCACAAGCACAGGAGTTTTGACAGGCAAGGCCGAGGTCCGAGAAGTTAAGGGTGGCAAAACGGTAACCAATTTTACCATTGCCGTCAACCGTACCTACAAAAAGGACGGCGAGTTGAAAAGGGAAACCACGTTCGTAGATTGTGCGTGGTGGCTTAATGCCGGGGTGGCCGAATACCTGACCAAGGGAACAGTCGTGGAACTGTATGGCCGGATAGGTGCGAGGGCGTGGATCAACCGGGACGGTGACGCCATCGCTAACCTGACCTTAACCGTGCTGAACCTGAAATTATTGGGGCATGCCGGGAAACAGGGCACACAAAGAGCGGACACTGAACCCGTGCAGACCATGACCCTTGTGGTGGACGGCAAACCGGGAGAGGATGACGACCTGCCGTTTTAA
- a CDS encoding reverse transcriptase N-terminal domain-containing protein: MCGTIISTRKLQKLLSKSNAAKLLAVRKLTQDDQRKKTAGVDGARKLTPAQRMKLSNKDLLKVKVKPTHRIWIPKQ, from the coding sequence ATGTGCGGAACTATAATATCTACGCGCAAATTACAAAAACTGTTATCGAAATCTAATGCCGCCAAGCTATTGGCGGTTAGGAAACTAACGCAGGACGATCAAAGGAAGAAAACAGCGGGGGTTGATGGTGCAAGAAAACTAACTCCGGCGCAACGGATGAAACTTAGCAACAAAGACTTATTGAAGGTAAAGGTAAAACCAACTCACCGAATATGGATTCCGAAACAGTAA
- a CDS encoding SGNH/GDSL hydrolase family protein translates to MVYKFCAKLICFLLLAGISNAQTILNGDDPHIHCMGRVQLKDGKAQLQCSGTSAKSNFNSTSVKVLLNDEKGGNFFNVIVDDKVTKIILLDKSGRQYVLAENLPAGNHSVELFKRTEAENGKTCFNRFVLNTGAKLLAAPLTKKRRMEMYGNSITCGLAIADTVKGGNGDENNYLSYGGLTAKHFDEKYSCIARIGISIVVSWFAGIIADIYDRLDETDPNSKWDFSKYALDIVITDLGQNDLWIVKQPANEQYQAWFGATGATVDVIVNGYVGFINTIRSRYPKAKMIVGLGSMDASKEGSL, encoded by the coding sequence ATGGTGTATAAATTTTGCGCTAAGTTAATTTGCTTTCTACTGCTTGCAGGCATAAGTAATGCCCAGACTATCCTTAACGGTGATGATCCTCACATTCATTGTATGGGCCGTGTACAACTTAAAGACGGTAAGGCCCAATTGCAATGTTCAGGCACATCGGCCAAATCTAATTTCAATAGCACCAGCGTCAAAGTTTTGCTGAACGATGAAAAAGGCGGCAACTTTTTTAATGTTATAGTCGATGATAAGGTAACTAAGATCATCCTGCTGGATAAATCTGGGAGGCAATATGTTTTAGCGGAAAACCTTCCCGCAGGAAACCACTCGGTTGAATTATTTAAACGTACCGAAGCCGAAAATGGCAAGACCTGTTTTAACAGGTTTGTGCTGAATACGGGTGCAAAACTGCTGGCTGCCCCGTTGACAAAAAAACGTAGAATGGAAATGTATGGCAACTCCATTACATGCGGCCTCGCGATAGCTGATACGGTGAAAGGAGGGAACGGCGATGAAAACAACTATCTTTCTTATGGTGGGTTGACAGCCAAGCATTTTGACGAGAAGTATTCTTGCATTGCACGTATCGGAATAAGTATTGTGGTGAGCTGGTTCGCGGGAATTATCGCTGATATATATGACAGGCTGGATGAAACGGACCCAAATAGTAAATGGGATTTTTCTAAATATGCGCTCGATATTGTTATCACTGACCTCGGCCAAAATGATTTATGGATAGTGAAGCAGCCCGCTAACGAGCAGTATCAAGCATGGTTTGGCGCTACCGGGGCTACCGTGGATGTAATCGTTAACGGTTATGTTGGTTTTATAAATACTATCCGGAGCAGGTATCCTAAGGCTAAAATGATTGTAGGCTTAGGCAGCATGGATGCATCTAAAGAGGGATCTCTATGA
- a CDS encoding glucuronyl esterase domain-containing protein has product MKMYFYLCLLTVAQASAQQVIVPAGNYPPPVIFTQEQDKQNMMDQLGIKALRPGPSGDEKAPNHANTDEALANPYPNLPDPLVLKNGKKVTTPAMWFNQRRPEIVEDFEREMYGRVPKSTPKVTWTVKTIDHEMVGRAPVTVKELVAHVDNTEYPLINVNITMTLVMPANAKGPVPLLMMFSPGRFPAPSQPNRDQVIKINEALKAVLLKTDPSLKAVFEEHPLYNPYTVPDPPNPFAFARQPAPKISPNIPGVAGENYDQPSTDQLIADGWGYAQINPKSIQADNGAETTRGIIGLVNKGQPRKPDDWGALRAWGWGAGRGLDYLETNEPMVDAKHVGIEGVSRYGKAALVTMAYDQRFYMVLVGSSGEGGAKLSRRNWGEMVESLSGGAHYWMAGNFMKYAAAESKFGSMNPGDLPVDAHELIALCAPRLTFISYGIPGKGDAHWLDHQGSYMATVAAGSVFKLLGVKDIGVSNDYHTEKMPPVNTGLLDGQLAWRQHDQGHEDHANMKYFIAWADKNMNRTSVAANTAR; this is encoded by the coding sequence ATGAAGATGTATTTTTATTTATGCCTGCTGACCGTTGCTCAAGCATCAGCCCAGCAGGTTATCGTGCCTGCCGGAAATTATCCGCCGCCGGTTATATTTACGCAAGAGCAGGATAAACAAAACATGATGGATCAGCTCGGCATTAAGGCTTTGCGTCCGGGACCGAGCGGGGACGAAAAAGCGCCTAATCATGCCAATACAGATGAAGCATTGGCTAACCCGTACCCTAACCTTCCGGACCCGTTGGTGCTAAAGAACGGCAAAAAAGTGACTACGCCTGCCATGTGGTTCAACCAGCGCCGGCCTGAAATCGTAGAAGACTTTGAACGCGAAATGTATGGCCGTGTACCTAAAAGCACGCCCAAAGTCACCTGGACGGTTAAAACCATAGACCATGAAATGGTGGGGCGTGCGCCGGTTACTGTCAAAGAACTGGTCGCGCACGTGGACAATACTGAATATCCCCTGATAAACGTCAATATTACCATGACATTGGTCATGCCGGCCAACGCTAAAGGCCCCGTGCCGCTTTTAATGATGTTCAGTCCGGGCCGTTTCCCGGCACCATCACAGCCCAACCGCGACCAGGTGATAAAGATTAATGAAGCCTTAAAAGCAGTACTATTAAAAACCGACCCGTCTTTAAAGGCGGTGTTTGAAGAACACCCTTTGTACAATCCGTATACCGTGCCCGATCCTCCTAACCCCTTCGCCTTTGCGCGGCAGCCGGCACCTAAGATCAGCCCAAATATCCCAGGTGTGGCCGGGGAAAATTATGACCAGCCTTCGACTGATCAGCTGATCGCTGATGGATGGGGTTACGCGCAAATCAATCCAAAAAGTATACAGGCAGATAATGGCGCGGAGACAACCCGGGGTATTATTGGATTAGTTAACAAAGGCCAGCCCCGAAAACCCGATGACTGGGGCGCATTGCGCGCCTGGGGATGGGGTGCCGGCCGTGGACTGGATTATTTGGAAACCAACGAACCTATGGTCGATGCCAAGCACGTGGGTATCGAGGGCGTTTCGCGTTATGGTAAAGCCGCATTGGTAACCATGGCTTATGACCAGCGTTTTTATATGGTACTGGTTGGTTCATCCGGCGAGGGCGGCGCGAAACTTAGCCGCCGCAACTGGGGCGAAATGGTAGAAAGCCTTAGCGGTGGCGCGCATTACTGGATGGCAGGTAATTTTATGAAATATGCGGCGGCAGAATCTAAATTTGGCAGTATGAATCCAGGTGATCTACCGGTTGACGCCCATGAATTGATCGCCCTTTGTGCGCCTCGCCTTACTTTTATCAGTTACGGTATCCCTGGAAAAGGCGATGCGCACTGGCTTGACCACCAGGGCAGCTATATGGCAACGGTCGCTGCGGGATCTGTATTTAAGCTGTTAGGCGTAAAAGATATAGGTGTATCAAACGACTACCATACCGAAAAAATGCCGCCGGTAAATACAGGCTTGCTTGACGGACAGTTAGCCTGGCGCCAGCACGACCAGGGGCATGAGGATCATGCCAATATGAAATATTTTATTGCTTGGGCAGATAAAAACATGAACCGCACGTCCGTAGCAGCCAATACTGCCCGCTAA
- a CDS encoding GH35 family beta-galactosidase, with the protein MIRIRSLIVVAAVCCLFNANAQTPDMPRLVKKGNYFQLLVDHKPYLILGGELGNSSASSKTYMKPIWAKLKKMNLNTVIVPVYWELMEPEEGKFNFTLVDYHIKAARENHLKLVLLWFGSWKNSMSCYAPRWVKTNEARFPRTKDKIGKPQEILTPFNKDNLKADKSAFVKLMQHLKKTDVQHTVIAVQVENEIGMLPNARSYDDAANRSFQQAVPAQFMNYLQKNKEILLPEIKAIWQRNGYKTAGNWEDIFGKGLVTDEIFTAWYFAVYVNEITSAGKAQYHLPMYLNAALNRPNVDPGAYPSGGPLPHIMDIWKAGAPAIDILAPDFYFPNFQHWADLYTRTANPLFIPEIKFERGDDAKAFFAFGNYNCLSFSPFSIESTETPQKEPIGKAYHILGQLTPLIAKYAPMGTVKGFLFDKDSVTKKVKLGNYLLTIKHEYALGWSPGSKDDTWPQTGGIIICVAPDEFYVAGTGIVVTYEPLGNSKKAGLLSVDEGHFKLSKWIPGRIMNGDQDHQGRHVRIPVYEYNIQHVKAYTY; encoded by the coding sequence ATGATTAGAATTAGATCTTTAATAGTAGTGGCTGCCGTTTGCTGCCTGTTTAATGCAAATGCGCAAACACCTGATATGCCGAGGCTGGTAAAAAAGGGCAATTATTTTCAGCTGTTGGTTGATCATAAACCCTACCTTATTTTGGGTGGTGAGTTGGGCAATTCAAGCGCATCGAGCAAAACTTATATGAAACCCATATGGGCTAAGCTGAAAAAGATGAATTTAAACACCGTTATCGTCCCGGTTTATTGGGAACTGATGGAGCCGGAGGAAGGAAAGTTTAATTTCACACTGGTTGATTACCATATCAAAGCTGCCCGCGAAAACCATTTGAAACTGGTACTACTCTGGTTTGGTTCCTGGAAAAACAGTATGTCGTGTTATGCTCCCAGGTGGGTTAAAACTAACGAAGCCCGTTTTCCAAGAACAAAAGATAAAATAGGCAAACCGCAGGAGATACTGACGCCTTTCAACAAAGACAATCTCAAAGCAGATAAAAGCGCTTTTGTTAAACTGATGCAGCATTTAAAAAAAACGGATGTACAACATACCGTTATCGCAGTTCAGGTCGAAAATGAAATAGGGATGTTACCGAATGCGCGCAGTTATGACGATGCCGCTAACCGTTCTTTTCAGCAAGCGGTACCTGCACAGTTTATGAACTATCTTCAAAAAAACAAGGAGATATTACTGCCCGAAATTAAAGCTATCTGGCAACGAAATGGCTATAAAACGGCAGGCAATTGGGAAGATATATTTGGCAAAGGGCTGGTTACGGATGAAATATTTACAGCATGGTATTTTGCTGTTTATGTCAATGAGATTACATCGGCGGGTAAGGCTCAATATCATTTGCCTATGTACTTAAATGCCGCGCTTAACCGACCCAATGTTGACCCGGGTGCGTATCCAAGCGGCGGCCCCCTCCCGCATATCATGGATATCTGGAAAGCAGGCGCACCGGCTATTGATATATTAGCGCCCGACTTTTATTTTCCCAATTTCCAGCATTGGGCAGACCTGTACACCCGTACCGCCAACCCTTTATTTATCCCCGAAATAAAATTTGAAAGAGGCGATGATGCAAAAGCGTTTTTCGCGTTTGGAAATTATAATTGCCTTTCATTTTCTCCTTTTTCTATTGAATCTACCGAAACGCCGCAAAAAGAGCCGATTGGCAAAGCCTACCACATCTTAGGACAATTAACCCCGTTGATTGCAAAATACGCCCCAATGGGCACCGTAAAAGGCTTCTTGTTTGATAAAGATTCGGTTACAAAAAAGGTTAAACTGGGCAACTATCTACTGACGATTAAGCATGAGTATGCGCTGGGCTGGTCGCCAGGGTCTAAGGACGATACCTGGCCGCAAACCGGGGGCATCATCATTTGCGTTGCGCCGGATGAATTTTATGTTGCCGGGACAGGCATCGTAGTTACTTATGAGCCGTTGGGTAATAGTAAAAAAGCCGGGTTATTAAGTGTAGATGAAGGGCATTTTAAACTTAGCAAATGGATCCCGGGCAGAATAATGAATGGCGATCAGGATCACCAGGGAAGGCATGTCCGGATACCTGTTTATGAGTATAACATCCAGCATGTAAAAGCATATACCTATTGA
- a CDS encoding basic secretory protein-like protein, which translates to MKIVFKIIPAIFLLTAAIRVNAQNKRQWQDIDTSGFHTRSQNSKNGFTLITINKDSLFSAETLQRIKNAFWQIYPREVKRYNKKALRTVTILIGNDYKGVAATLNGVVKIDQDWLTKNPEDIDVFTHELMHIVQGYTYNVPDNWLTDGIADYARYTFGVNNSKSGWALPAFQNGQSYKNSYRVAARFLVWVEQYKNKNIVKKLDEALRQGNYQPAIWQKLTGSKLDELWTAYAANPMLKTQ; encoded by the coding sequence ATGAAAATCGTTTTCAAAATTATTCCGGCTATATTTCTATTAACGGCAGCCATCCGCGTTAACGCGCAAAACAAACGCCAATGGCAGGATATTGATACCTCCGGCTTCCACACGCGCAGCCAGAACAGTAAGAACGGCTTTACATTGATCACGATCAATAAAGATTCACTGTTCTCAGCCGAAACCTTACAGCGTATAAAAAATGCATTTTGGCAGATCTACCCTCGGGAAGTTAAACGATACAATAAAAAAGCTTTGCGCACCGTAACAATCTTAATTGGTAACGACTATAAAGGTGTAGCGGCCACGCTGAACGGTGTGGTTAAAATTGATCAGGATTGGCTAACTAAAAATCCCGAAGATATTGACGTGTTCACGCATGAGTTGATGCATATTGTGCAGGGTTACACCTACAATGTACCTGATAACTGGCTTACCGATGGCATTGCCGATTACGCCCGTTATACATTTGGTGTAAACAATTCAAAATCCGGATGGGCTTTGCCGGCCTTCCAAAACGGACAAAGTTATAAAAACTCCTACAGGGTGGCGGCGCGCTTCCTGGTGTGGGTAGAGCAATACAAAAACAAGAACATCGTAAAAAAGCTGGATGAAGCATTGCGGCAAGGTAATTATCAACCCGCTATATGGCAGAAGCTCACCGGCAGCAAACTTGATGAACTCTGGACTGCTTACGCAGCCAACCCCATGCTTAAAACCCAGTAG